The region CTTTGCTAAGGCGACCGCGCTTTCTAAGGCCGGACTTGCAAAACCTACTTCGAAAAGATCTTCTTCAGATAGAGAAGTCAAAATGGTTACTGCGGTAACGCTAACCTGCGGAACTGCAGCCGCTGCAGCTTTAACCATCTCGCGTCCACCGCTTGCATGGACCGTTAAAAACTTAGGCGATAAGTGAGCGATCGCCTTCGCTGCCCCTGCAACAGTGTGAGGAATATCGTGCAATTTGAGATCGAGAAAGATCTCGGCGCCAGTCTCTTCGATAATTCGCGCAACCCCAGAACTACCGAAGTTTAGATAGAACTCGAGCCCCAACTTATAGACCGATACCGATTCCTTAGTGTTATCGATCCACGCTAGAGCAGTATCGAAATCAGAGGTATCAACCGCCAGAATTATCGGGGCTTTCATGGCACATCCGTTCTGTGTGCGTACCCGATGGCAGATTTCAAAGATTTAAAACCCTTATCTATCAAAATCTGTTGCAACTGGTTTTGAATATCAATAAGCGCATGTGGATTTCCAAAACTTGCTGTTCCTACGGAAACTCCAGATGCACCAGCAAGGATTAGTTCAAAGGCATCGCGCCCGGTTGTTACGCCACCCATTCCTAGAATTGGAACGTTCGGCAGCGCTTGATGTACCTGATAAATAGCGCGGACCGCCACTGGACGAATCGCTGGACCAGATAGACCGCCTGTTTTTCCACCGAGGTGCGGACGCATGGAGTCAACGTTGATAACCATTCCAAGAACGGTGTTGATCAAAGCAAGTGCATCCGCTCCGGATTCAATAACTCCTGCTGCAATCGATGGAAGGTCAGTTACATCTGGAGATAGCTTTGCGATGATCGGAAGGTCTCCCCCAATAATTCTGCGCACACCGTCGATAACGCGGCGTGAAGCTTCCGGATCGCAGGCAAAGACTAAACCGCGATTTTCAACATTTGGACAAGAGATATTTACTTCCAAAGCGCTGATCCCTGCAACTGAGCGAACCTTGCGCGCCAAGGTTGCATACTCTTCAATTGTTTCTCCCGCGATCGAAACAATCACTCGCGCCTTTTCTTCAACGAGCCATGGAACGTCATTGGCAAGAAAAGCATCAATTCCTGGACCTTGTAAACCGATTGAGTTAAGCATTCCTGAAGGAGTCTCGGCCATACGCGGCGTTGGTCGCCCGTGACGCGGTTTATTCATGACCGACTTCGTTACGACCGCACCGATCTGGTTTAGTGGAAAGAACTGGGCCAATTCTTTACCTGAACTGGCACAACCACTCGCGGTAAAAATAGGCGACGCGAAATAAGCATTTCCAAGAGTTGTCGAAAAGTCGAAGTTTTCTCCATTAATTAAGGTCATTCCTGCACCTGCGGAGTCTGTCCAACCAAGTGCCATTGCACGTCAGCGCCATCCATTACCGGACCATCAATACAAGAACGCAACATGGAAACTTGTCCATCGCTGCCCTTTACCGGCAAGACACAGGTCATGCAAATACCAATGCCACAAGCCATCGCTTCTTCAACCGCGCACTGATGAACAACATCGGTTCCTTCGGTGAGTTTAGATATGGCAGATAGCATTCCCATAGGGCCACATGAATAAATGACGTCAACGCTGCCAGCCTTTATCAAATCAACGATTGGCTCGGTAACTCTTCCCGTCTGACCCATGGTTCCATCTTCGGTATAAATCTTTAGCGAGTTAACCGAACGCTTGCCCTCCATCGGTGCGTAAATCTTTCCTCCGGTAGATGCACCTAGCAACATATCCACCTTGCAGCCACGAGATTTCAAAACTTCTGCAAGCCCGAAGAGCGGCGCTGACCCATAACCACCGCCAACTAGGAGCGCGTTGACAGGAGATGTAGGAATGCCGAAGGCGGTTCCAAGTGGCGCGACAATATCTATTTCAGAACCTTCTGGTTGGGAACATAACCATTGAGAACCGCTACCGTGAGGAGCTGCAATTAACTCCATCGTTCCACCAAATGAAGTGCTTTCTGCAACGCGTGAAATTGCGAATGCGCGACGAAGAATCATTCGTGAACTGTCTCCGCCAACCTTGATCGCTACAAAGTTTCCCGGTTTACAAACTTTTACTAGGTCGCCAACACCGAGGAGTATCTGATGGTATTGACCGACGCGTTTATTTGATAGCACTGTTGCGAATGCGTGTGTCGCACCACGATTTATAGACGTCATTATTTCTTTAACCACTCTTGGATCGGCAATACCGATAATTCACCGCGTTGCAACGCCTTAATTCCCTCGACAGCGGCGCTAAATCCTGCCGTTGTTGTGATGCATGGAATAGATCTTTGAACTGCTGCCGTGCGTATCGCCCAACCGTCGGCTCTCGTTCCGCGACCAACTGGCGTATTGATAACAAGATCAATCTCACCGCTATTGAGTAGTTCAACAATAGTTTTTTCACCAAGTGGACCTGTTCCTTCAGAATTCTTACGAACCTTCTGGGCGAGAATGTTATTAACCGCAAAGAAATCGGCGGTGCCGCCAGTTGCAATCAGCTTGAAACCCAGTTGCAGAAGAGCGCGCGCCGGAGCAAGACCTGCTTCCTTATCTTTATCCGCGAGTGAAACGAATACCGAACCTGTTTTTGGTAGAGGGCCAAATGCTGAGATTTGACTCTTGGCATAACTCTCGCCAAATGTCTCAGCTATTCCCATAACTTCGCCGGTAGAGCGCATCTCTGGCCCGAGAACTGCATCAACTCCCCGACCATCAGTACGACGGAATCGGTTCCATGGAAGTACCGCTTCTTTAACAGATATTCCCTTGGCAACTCCATCTCCACTTGCTGGAAGCAGACCTTCGCTTCGCAGCTCTGAAATCTTTGTGCCCATCGAAATACGCGCCGCCGCCTTCGCTAACGCAACGCCGGTTGCTTTACTGACAAAAGGAACTGTGCGCGATGCGCGCGGATTGGCTTCGAGTACATAGAGAATCTCATCAGCCATAGCGAATTGAATATTAATTAAGCCGAGTACGCCAACACCTTGTGCGATCTTTATCGTTGCTTCGCGAATTGCCTTCTGCTGCGAAGGGGTAATGGTCATCGCAGGTAAAACACAAGCGCTATCTCCCGAGTGAATACCCGCTTCCTCAATGTGTTCCATGATGCCACCTAGGAAGAGTTCTTCACCGTCAAAGAGGGCGTCAACATCTAATTCAATAGCGCTATCTAGGAACCGGTCTACCAAGACAGGGTGATCTGGAGTTATATCGGTAGCCCTTGAGATGAAGCCCGCCAGCGCTGCATCGTCGTAAACAATCTCCATACCGCGGCCACCTAGAACAAATGAAGGGCGCACAAGAACTGGATAACCGATACGTGTAGCGATGGATTGAGCCTCTTGTTGAGAAGCAGCCATTCCAAATTCTGGAGCAAGCAGTGATTGTTCTGCAAGAACTTGACCAAATGCGCCGCGTTCTTCTGCCAAGTTGATCGCCTCTGGTGATGTTCCAAGAATAGTTACGCCTGCCGCTTTTAAACCTGCCGCTAGCCCAAGAGGAGTCTGCCCGCCTAATTGAGTAATCACGCCAAGGACAGGACCGGCCAGCGTTTCAGCATGAACAACCTCTAAAACATCTTCCAAAGTTAGAGGTTCAAAGTACAGGCGATCTGATGTGTCGTAATCAGTCGAAACTGTCTCTGGATTGCAGTTGATCATTACAGTTTCAAAGCCCGCTTCACGTAATGTAAATGATGCGTGTACGCATGAATAATCGAATTCAATTCCTTGGCCAATTCGGTTGGGCCCGCTACCTAAGATGATTACCGCTGGTTTGGTGCGTGGTCGAACTTCGGTCTCTTCTTCATAACTTGAATAGTGATACGGGGTAAAAGCTTCAAACTCAGCAGCACAAGTGTCAACAGTCTTGTAAACCGGTCTGACGCCTAAGTGGTAACGAGCCTTGCGAATATCTTCATCTGTCACGCCACGCAGCGCCGCGATTTGGAGATCGGAGAAGCCCATCTCTTTAGCGCTACGTAAGAACTCTTCGCTAATTTCGCCAGGCTGTGCGATCTCACGTGCTCGTTCATTAATCAGTTGTAGTTGATGTAAGAACCAGCAATCAATCTTGGTCGCAGCAAATACATCCTCCATTTTAGCGCCCGCCCAAAGCGCGAGCTGCACTTGCTGAAGACGGTATTCGGTTGGAATAACCATCGCCCTTAGCAGATGTGGAAGATCGATCTTAGAAATATCACTCGGGAATGTGAAGATCGCTTCTTTACGTTCTAGGGATCGTAAGGCTTTCATTAAAGCTTCTGGGAAAGAGCGACCAATGGCCATCGCTTCGCCAACGCTCTTCATCGTCGTAGTTAGTCGCGGGTCGGCATCCGCAAATTTTTCAAAAGCAAAACGAGGAGCTTTAACGACTATGTAATCAAGGGTTGGCTCAAAAGAAGCCGGCGTAACTTGGGTTATGTCATTTTTAATTTCATCGAGGGTGTAACCAATCGCCAATTTAGTTGCGATCTTGGCGATAGGAAAACCTGTTGCCTTAGATGCAAGAGCGCTTGACCTTGAAACGCGTGGGTTCATCTCAATCACAATAATGCGACCGTTATCTGGATTAACCGCGAATTGGATATTGCAACCACCAGTTGCGACGCCAACTTCGCGAATAATATCTATCGAAAGATTACGCAGTTTTTGAAACTCGACATCTGTCAGAGTTAGTGCTGGAGCCACAGTTATCGAATCACCAGTGTGAACGCCCATCGGGTCGATATTCTCGATGCTACAGACGATAACCACGTTATCTGACTTATCGCGCATTACTTCGAGTTCGTACTCTTTCCAGCCAAGGATTGATTCTTCAAGGAGAACTTCAGTGGTTGGGCTATGGCGAAGACCAGCGCCTGCAATCTGCCGCAAACTTTCCTCTTCGAATGCGATTCCAGATCCGAGTCCACCCATCGTAAAAGAAGGACGTACAACAACCGGATAATTGAGAATTGCAGCGCCTGCAATTACCTCTTCCATCGTGTGACAGATGATCGACTTAGCCGACTCTCCCCCAATTTTCTCAACGATAGTGCGGAAGATTTCACGATTTTCACCGCGTTCAATCGCATCGACATCGGCGCCGATTAACTGTGCACCGTAACGTTGCAGCGTCCCGGCCTTATGAAGACCGATTGCTGCATTAAGAGCTGTTTGTCCGCCGAGCGTTGCAAGAACAGCGTCAGGGCGTTCTTTAGCAATAATGCGTTCGATAAATTCTGGGGTGATTGGTTCGATATACGTCGCATCGGCAAACTCAGGATCGGTCATGATCGTTGCCGGATTCGAGTTAACTAGGACAACGCGGATACCTTCGGCGCGCAGCACGCGACAAGCTTGAGTTCCTGAATAATCAAATTCGCAGGCCTGTCCAATAACAATTGGTCCGGAACCAATTACTAGTACGCTCTTGATTGAGGTATCGCGCGGCATTAGATCGCCACCTTTGCTCGTGGATAGCGCAGCATTAACTCAATGAAGCGATCAAATAAGTAAGCAGCATCATGCGGGCCAGCTGCTGCTTCAGGGTGATACTGAACGCTAAATGCACCGCGTTCTAGTAGTTGCAAACCCTCAACGACTCCATCATTAAGGCCGAGGTGTGTTACTTCGCCGGCGCCAAATACGGTATTGAAGGTTCCCTCTGTCGGAGCTTTAATTGCGAATCCATGGTTATGCGCAGTGATTTCGACCTTTCCGGTTCGCTTATCAATTACCGGTTGATTGATACCGCGGTGACCAAATTGCAATTTATACGTTTCAAAACCAAGTGCGCGGCCGAGAATTTGATGGCCAAAACAAATTCCAAAGATCGGTATCTGCTCCAGCAAAATATCTCTAACTAGATCAACTGCATCGTTCATTGTTGAGGGATCACCTGGACCATTGGATAAGAAAACACCGTCCGGTGAGATAGCCATGATCTGCTCAAGGGTTGAGTTGTAAGGCATGACATGGACTTCTACCCCACGTTGGGCAAGGGCGCGCGGGGTTGCTCCCTTAATTCCGAGATCAAGTGCTGCAACGGTAAATTTCTTTTCACCAATTGCGGGGACGATGTAGGTCTCTTTGGTGGAGACATCCTCGCTCAAGTAAGCACCGCTCATCTGAGAAGTCTTACGAACTTCGACAACCATCTCTTCTTTACTCAACTCTTCACCGGAGAAAATTCCAACTCGCATCGCACCGCGATCCCGTAAATGGCGGGTTAAAGCGCGTGTATCAATCCCCTGAATTCCTACAATATTCTGATCGATTAACTCTGCTTCCAGAACTTTCTCACTGCGCCAGTTGCTAGTTAAAGTAGATGGATTCCTTACAACGAAACCAGCTACCCAAATCTTCTTTGATTCATTATCGGTTGAGTTAACGCCAGTATTTCCAATATGAGGTGATGTCATCACCACAACCTGTCGGTGGTAACTAGGATCGGTAAGAGTCTCTTGGTAACCGGTCATTCCAGTTTGAAAAACTGCTTCACCGAAAGTTCTTCCTGGTGCGGCCCAAGATTTACCTTCAAAGATCCGTCCATCATCTAAAACCAGGTAGGCCTTACTCATCTAGAGCTACCTCCCTGCGCTTCTGAATTTGAACCGTTGCTATGTATCGATGTTAGTTGTCCAGCCAAATAGGTCGGAATACCTCGGAAGAAAGTTCCCTGAATTACTCCAGAGAGTTCCATTCCATGGAAGGGAGTATTGCGACTTCGAGAGGCAACTAGGTCGCGATCCACGCGGTAAGTCTGGGTCGGGTTAATCACAGTCAGATGTGCGAGTGCGCCAACCTCTATCTTGCCACCATGGTTTTCATAACCTGCGATGCGAGAAGGAGCGCGGCTCATACGATCTGCCACGCCCTCCCAATTTAAGAGGCCGGTTTGAACCATTGTTTGGTTAACGATCGAGAGCGCGCTCTCCAAGCCCAGCATTCCAAATGCAGCTTCTTGCCACTCGCACTCTTTCGCTTCTGCTGGATGTGGTGCGTGATCAGTTGCGACGATATCGATAGTGCCATCTGCTAAACCTTCACGAAGCGCTTCTACATCTCGTTGGGTACGTAGCGGTGGGTTAACTTTAAAAATCGGATCATAACTATTTGCATAGTCATCGGTCAGAAGTAAGTGATGAGGCGTAACTTCTGCGGTCACATTGATTCCGCGGGCTTTTGCCCATCGAATAATGTCGACGCCACCAGCAGTTGTTAGGTGGCAGATATGTAGCCTTGATTGGACATGATCTGCAAGTAAGACATCTCTGGCAATAATCGCTTCTTCGGCAACTGCTGGCCACCCCTTCAAACCTAAGCGAGAAGAGTTAACTCCTTCATTCATCTGCGAACCGATTGTTAGCGCTGGCTCTTGCGCATGTTGGGCGATCACGCCATTAAATTTCTTTACATACTCCAGAGCCCGGCGCATAACTAATGGATCATGAACACAATTACCGTCATCGCTAAATACTCGAACTCGCGCATTTGAGTCCGCCATGGCGCCGATCTCAGAGAGCGTTTGTCCATTTAAGCCTTGCGTGACAGCGCCAATTGGAAAAACATCGACAAAGCCAGCGCTCTGGCCAAGTGCATAAACCTGTTCCACGACTCCTGCAGTATCAGCAACTGGTGAGGTATTGGCCATCGCAGATATCGCAACGAAACCACCTTTTGCCGCTGCCATCGAACCAGATAAAACTGTTTCAGCATCTTCCTTACCTGGTTCTCGCAAATGTGTATGAAGGTCAACTAAACCAGGAAGCACTACCGAACCCTTGAAGTCAATAACTTGGTCAGCAGATTGCTTAGGAAGAGATTTTCCAACTGCGGTGATAACTCCATCTGCAATCTGAATGTCACTAGTTGTTCCATCTGGAAGAGTTAACCCTGAAAGGAGATAGTTTGAATTCGATGCGCTCACTACAAAGCACCTACCTCTCTGTTAATTCCGATAATTTCACCTTCAGGAGCACCAGCTAACAGCATATATAAAATCGCCATTCTCACGCTGACACCGTTGGATACCTGCTCAACAATCACAGACCGAGCACCATCTGCAGCATCTGCGGTGATTTCTAAGCCACGATTCATCGGACCTGGGTGCATAACCAGAGTTGTTGGTTTAAGACTCTTAACGCGATCACCATTTAGACCAAAGTATCTTGAATACTCGCGGGCATTAGGAAAGAACATTTCAGACATACGTTCGAGTTGAATGCGAAGCATCATAACCGCATCCGCGCCAACCAGCGCTGCATCAAAGTCATAGGAAATCTTGCATGGCCAACTTTCAACACCTACTGGTAGCAAAGTAGGTGGCGCTACCAACGTTACATCCGCACCAAGTTTGGCAAGTAGTAAAACATTAGAACGTGCAACTCGTGAATGCAGAACATCTCCAACGATCACCACTTTTATGCCGGTGAGATCCTCACCTGATTTCGCTAAATGTTTGCGGATGGTGAAAGCATCTAGCAGAGCCTGGCTTGGATGCTCGTGGGTTCCATCTCCTGCATTTATCACCGCACCAGACATCCATTTTGAATCTGCTAAACGTTGCGCAGCACCCGATGCGCCATGACGGATGATGACAGCATCTGCGCCCATCGCCTGCAGCGTCTGCGCCGTGTCCTTTAACGATTCACCCTTACTGATACTCGAACCCTTGGCCGAGAAGTTGATTACATCGGCAGATAGCCTCTTTGCTGCAGCTTCAAATGAGATTCGAGTTCTAGTGGAATCTTCGGCGAAAAGATTTACGATTGTTCTTCCGCGAAGAGTAGGAAGTTTCTTCATCGGTCCATCACTCACTCGAGCCAACTCTTGGGCCGTATCCAAAATTGCAATCGACTCAGACTTACTCAAATCATTTATAGAAAGTAGGTGCTTCACTTCGCGCCACCTTCAATCAAGACCTCATCAGCGCCATCGAGTTCGGTTAGATGAACTACAACGCTCTGATCTATAGATGTTGGCAGGTTCTTGCCCACGAAATCTGCACGGATCGGAAGTTCGCGATGGCCACGATCTACTAAAACTGCCAACTGCACGCTCTTTGGGCGTCCGATTTCACCGAGAGCATCGAGTGCAGCTCGAATCGTTCTGCCAGAGAAGAGAACATCATCGATGAGAACAACGTTTCGTCCTTCGACGCCTAGCGGCGGAATCAAGGTTGGCATTAAGGCGCGCGGCGGTCTCATCCGAAGATCGTCTCGATGCAAGGTGATATCTAAAGTTCCGACTTGAACTGGAACGCTCTCGATCGCTTCAATAATGTCGGCGATCCTCTTAGCTAAATGTGCACCGCGCGTTGGAATTCCAAGAAGTGTGATTGATTCAGAACCTGAGTTGCGTTCTAGGATTTCATGGGAGATGCGGGTTAGCGCGCGCGTTATATCTGGCGCAGGCAGGGCAAGGCTCATCGTAAATCTCCTTCCCCGCCTCGCAGGACGGGTCGTTAAAGGATGTTGGCTGATGTTACACCGAAATTCAATAACCCTGTGGACAGCCACGAAGGCCAAACTCATGGGTGATCTACCTTTGCGCGCATGAGCCAGATAACCTCCGCCACAGCATTCACTCAGCCTACGACCACGACCATCAGCGCACGCATCCGCGCGCAGCGGAAAGCGCGATCTCTGACGCTACAAGATATCGAAAGACTTTCAAATGGGAGGATCAAAGCTGTTGTGATGGGTTCTTACGAGCGAGGATCACGGGCCATTTCTTTGGCGCGCACGATTGAGATTGCGAACCTATTCGCTATCCCTCTTTCTGAATTAATTGAAGAATCGAAAAATCCCGAGCGAGGAAGCGATCGCCAGTTGATCTTTGACCTTAGAAAATTGCGTGAGATCTCTTTAGCGGTGAAGGAAAATGAGATCAGCAAGATTAACGCTTTCGTTAGCGCTATCTGCGCCAGGCGTCGCGATTGGAATGGAGAAATATTAACGCTACGTTCCGGCGATTTAGACACGCTCACGCTCGTACTTTCGGCGCCTCGCGCAGCAGTTCAAGAACTCTTAGAGCGCTTCCATCTAATTATTAAAGCGCCTAGAAACTAAAGGGCGAGGCCATCTTTAAGAGAGGCGATACGACCCAAAACTCCATGGATATATCCGGCAGATTCATCGGTAGAAAGTTCCTTAGCTAGCGAAAGCGCTTCATCTATTGCAATCGCATCATCTAAATTCGGTAACCAGAGAATTTCAAAGAGAGCAAGGCGCATAATGTTTCGATCTACCGCTGGCAAGCGATCCATATCCCAACCTTGCGCGTAGGTAGCAATTAACTCATCTATCTTTCGGCGGTGCTCAGCAACGCCAGTAATTATCTCGCGGGTGTATTCACGAATCGGACGGGCATCTGGGCCTTCCTCGGTAACATCTCGAGATGCCAAAATATCAAGCGGCAGAGTTCCGCGGATATCTGCCTCAAAGAGAATATCCAGACTCTGTTTACGCGCTTTACTGCGGGCTGACACTAGTTAGCGCGACCTTGGTATGACCCATCGCGAGTATCTACCAATACCTTCTCATCCTGCTTAATGAAAAGTGGGACCTGAATCTCGATTCCAGTTTCAACCGTTGCAGGCTTTGTTCCACCCGAAGAGCGATCGCCCTGTAGACCTGGCTCAGTGTAGGTAACGGTAAGTACAACCGATGCTGGGAGTTCGATGTAGAGCGGGTTGTTCTCATTGATAGCAACTATCGCTTCAGTATTCTCGAGCATGTAATTAGCAGCATCTCCGACGATTGCAGCTGAGATATTCATCTGATCGAAAGTCTTGTTATCCATAAAGACGAAATCTTCGCCCTCTTTGTAAAGGAAGTTCATCTCGCGCTTTTCAAGAATAGCAACTTCGACTTTGACGCCAGCATTAAAGGTCTTATCGACAACCTTGCCGGTCAGAACTTGCTTTAACTTTGTACGAACAAAAGCTGGACCTTTGCCTGGCTTCACATGCTGAAACTCAACGACCGTCCATAGCTGGCCTTCAATATCTAAAGTCATACCATTTTTGAGATCATTTGTTGTTGCCACAAGAAACTCCAGTTCACGTCCGTTGACGTATAAATTTCAACCATCAGCGAACCAAAGAGCCTTTGATCTAGTGCGGTTGGCCTTCGATCCTCGAAGGCGAATAGTTAAGTTTACCTGAACTTTTAGGCTAGCAACGCCTTCAGCGCGATCAGTGCAAGTACATATGAGTTCGGACCAAATCCCCCGATGGTTCCGTTGGCTACTCCTGAAATTACTGAAGTATGACGGAATTCCTCGCGAGCCAATGGATTTGAGAGGTGAACTTCAATCACTGGAGATTTCACCAATTCAACCGCGTCGCGTATTGCATATGAATAATGTGTATAGGCCGCTGGATTGATTATGACCGGCAACTCCTTATCTGCCGCCTCGTGTAACCAGCCAATAATTGTGGCTTCATCATCACTTTGGCGTACTTCCGCTTTAAAACCTTGCGACTGTGCAGCGTTTTCTATGTGGGCGATCAACTGAGGGTAAGTCATATCGCCATAGATTGCAGAATCTCTGATATCTAAACGCGCAAGATTTGGGCCGTTGATTACCAATACGTTCATGAACTCACCTTTTCGTATGCGGCGTAAAGCGTTTTAGGATCAGGGTTTTCTAGCCTGTCTGTCTTACCGATCTCGCTAATAGTAACGAATCGCAGGCTATTTCCGCGGGACTTTTTATCAACTGCCATATGAGCCAGCAACTTAGGCCAACTTTCGCGCTTGTATTTAATCGGTAAATCTAAATCTTGCAATATCTGCAAATGGTCTGATGCTAACTCTTTACCGATTAACCCTAAATCCAATTGGAGATTAGCCATGAAGGCCAACCCAATTGAAACACACTCGCCGTGGCGCAAGGTAAATCCGCAATCAAGTTCA is a window of Candidatus Planktophila lacus DNA encoding:
- a CDS encoding dihydroorotate dehydrogenase electron transfer subunit, with amino-acid sequence MTSINRGATHAFATVLSNKRVGQYHQILLGVGDLVKVCKPGNFVAIKVGGDSSRMILRRAFAISRVAESTSFGGTMELIAAPHGSGSQWLCSQPEGSEIDIVAPLGTAFGIPTSPVNALLVGGGYGSAPLFGLAEVLKSRGCKVDMLLGASTGGKIYAPMEGKRSVNSLKIYTEDGTMGQTGRVTEPIVDLIKAGSVDVIYSCGPMGMLSAISKLTEGTDVVHQCAVEEAMACGIGICMTCVLPVKGSDGQVSMLRSCIDGPVMDGADVQWHLVGQTPQVQE
- a CDS encoding dihydroorotase, with translation MSASNSNYLLSGLTLPDGTTSDIQIADGVITAVGKSLPKQSADQVIDFKGSVVLPGLVDLHTHLREPGKEDAETVLSGSMAAAKGGFVAISAMANTSPVADTAGVVEQVYALGQSAGFVDVFPIGAVTQGLNGQTLSEIGAMADSNARVRVFSDDGNCVHDPLVMRRALEYVKKFNGVIAQHAQEPALTIGSQMNEGVNSSRLGLKGWPAVAEEAIIARDVLLADHVQSRLHICHLTTAGGVDIIRWAKARGINVTAEVTPHHLLLTDDYANSYDPIFKVNPPLRTQRDVEALREGLADGTIDIVATDHAPHPAEAKECEWQEAAFGMLGLESALSIVNQTMVQTGLLNWEGVADRMSRAPSRIAGYENHGGKIEVGALAHLTVINPTQTYRVDRDLVASRSRNTPFHGMELSGVIQGTFFRGIPTYLAGQLTSIHSNGSNSEAQGGSSR
- the pyrR gene encoding bifunctional pyr operon transcriptional regulator/uracil phosphoribosyltransferase PyrR, with product MSLALPAPDITRALTRISHEILERNSGSESITLLGIPTRGAHLAKRIADIIEAIESVPVQVGTLDITLHRDDLRMRPPRALMPTLIPPLGVEGRNVVLIDDVLFSGRTIRAALDALGEIGRPKSVQLAVLVDRGHRELPIRADFVGKNLPTSIDQSVVVHLTELDGADEVLIEGGAK
- a CDS encoding dihydroorotate dehydrogenase; protein product: MTLINGENFDFSTTLGNAYFASPIFTASGCASSGKELAQFFPLNQIGAVVTKSVMNKPRHGRPTPRMAETPSGMLNSIGLQGPGIDAFLANDVPWLVEEKARVIVSIAGETIEEYATLARKVRSVAGISALEVNISCPNVENRGLVFACDPEASRRVIDGVRRIIGGDLPIIAKLSPDVTDLPSIAAGVIESGADALALINTVLGMVINVDSMRPHLGGKTGGLSGPAIRPVAVRAIYQVHQALPNVPILGMGGVTTGRDAFELILAGASGVSVGTASFGNPHALIDIQNQLQQILIDKGFKSLKSAIGYAHRTDVP
- the carB gene encoding carbamoyl-phosphate synthase large subunit — its product is MPRDTSIKSVLVIGSGPIVIGQACEFDYSGTQACRVLRAEGIRVVLVNSNPATIMTDPEFADATYIEPITPEFIERIIAKERPDAVLATLGGQTALNAAIGLHKAGTLQRYGAQLIGADVDAIERGENREIFRTIVEKIGGESAKSIICHTMEEVIAGAAILNYPVVVRPSFTMGGLGSGIAFEEESLRQIAGAGLRHSPTTEVLLEESILGWKEYELEVMRDKSDNVVIVCSIENIDPMGVHTGDSITVAPALTLTDVEFQKLRNLSIDIIREVGVATGGCNIQFAVNPDNGRIIVIEMNPRVSRSSALASKATGFPIAKIATKLAIGYTLDEIKNDITQVTPASFEPTLDYIVVKAPRFAFEKFADADPRLTTTMKSVGEAMAIGRSFPEALMKALRSLERKEAIFTFPSDISKIDLPHLLRAMVIPTEYRLQQVQLALWAGAKMEDVFAATKIDCWFLHQLQLINERAREIAQPGEISEEFLRSAKEMGFSDLQIAALRGVTDEDIRKARYHLGVRPVYKTVDTCAAEFEAFTPYHYSSYEEETEVRPRTKPAVIILGSGPNRIGQGIEFDYSCVHASFTLREAGFETVMINCNPETVSTDYDTSDRLYFEPLTLEDVLEVVHAETLAGPVLGVITQLGGQTPLGLAAGLKAAGVTILGTSPEAINLAEERGAFGQVLAEQSLLAPEFGMAASQQEAQSIATRIGYPVLVRPSFVLGGRGMEIVYDDAALAGFISRATDITPDHPVLVDRFLDSAIELDVDALFDGEELFLGGIMEHIEEAGIHSGDSACVLPAMTITPSQQKAIREATIKIAQGVGVLGLINIQFAMADEILYVLEANPRASRTVPFVSKATGVALAKAAARISMGTKISELRSEGLLPASGDGVAKGISVKEAVLPWNRFRRTDGRGVDAVLGPEMRSTGEVMGIAETFGESYAKSQISAFGPLPKTGSVFVSLADKDKEAGLAPARALLQLGFKLIATGGTADFFAVNNILAQKVRKNSEGTGPLGEKTIVELLNSGEIDLVINTPVGRGTRADGWAIRTAAVQRSIPCITTTAGFSAAVEGIKALQRGELSVLPIQEWLKK
- the carA gene encoding glutamine-hydrolyzing carbamoyl-phosphate synthase small subunit; its protein translation is MSKAYLVLDDGRIFEGKSWAAPGRTFGEAVFQTGMTGYQETLTDPSYHRQVVVMTSPHIGNTGVNSTDNESKKIWVAGFVVRNPSTLTSNWRSEKVLEAELIDQNIVGIQGIDTRALTRHLRDRGAMRVGIFSGEELSKEEMVVEVRKTSQMSGAYLSEDVSTKETYIVPAIGEKKFTVAALDLGIKGATPRALAQRGVEVHVMPYNSTLEQIMAISPDGVFLSNGPGDPSTMNDAVDLVRDILLEQIPIFGICFGHQILGRALGFETYKLQFGHRGINQPVIDKRTGKVEITAHNHGFAIKAPTEGTFNTVFGAGEVTHLGLNDGVVEGLQLLERGAFSVQYHPEAAAGPHDAAYLFDRFIELMLRYPRAKVAI
- a CDS encoding aspartate carbamoyltransferase catalytic subunit; the encoded protein is MKHLLSINDLSKSESIAILDTAQELARVSDGPMKKLPTLRGRTIVNLFAEDSTRTRISFEAAAKRLSADVINFSAKGSSISKGESLKDTAQTLQAMGADAVIIRHGASGAAQRLADSKWMSGAVINAGDGTHEHPSQALLDAFTIRKHLAKSGEDLTGIKVVIVGDVLHSRVARSNVLLLAKLGADVTLVAPPTLLPVGVESWPCKISYDFDAALVGADAVMMLRIQLERMSEMFFPNAREYSRYFGLNGDRVKSLKPTTLVMHPGPMNRGLEITADAADGARSVIVEQVSNGVSVRMAILYMLLAGAPEGEIIGINREVGAL
- the pyrF gene encoding orotidine-5'-phosphate decarboxylase; amino-acid sequence: MKAPIILAVDTSDFDTALAWIDNTKESVSVYKLGLEFYLNFGSSGVARIIEETGAEIFLDLKLHDIPHTVAGAAKAIAHLSPKFLTVHASGGREMVKAAAAAVPQVSVTAVTILTSLSEEDLFEVGFASPALESAVALAKMAVSAGAKSLVCSPLETAAIRSAVGTEPIIITPGVRPLTEVGSDDQKRTMTPADAIAQGANYVVIGRPITSAWSQGPQALRGKAAAIASEILSN